One genomic window of Aethina tumida isolate Nest 87 chromosome 3, icAetTumi1.1, whole genome shotgun sequence includes the following:
- the LOC126264987 gene encoding uncharacterized protein LOC126264987: MQSFAVVQVLTDVVVGVLQVVVVVFGVVVVLGVVVVVVGVLQVVVVVFGVVVVVGVVVVVVGVVVVEEVQVVVVLVVVVVFGVVVLVVGVEEQVVVVTVGLQVVGTCDIPPVV; encoded by the exons ATGCAATCATTTGCGGTTGTACAAGTGCTCACTGATGTAGTTGTTGGTGTACTACAG GTTGTAGTAGTTGTGTTTGGTGTAGTAGTGGTTTTAGGCGTAGTAGTAGTTGTTGTTGGTGTACTACAGGTTGTAGTAGTTGTGTTTGGTGTAGTGGTGGTTGTAGGCGTAGTAGTAGTTGTTGTTGGTGTGGTAGTCGTGGAAGAAGTACAAGTTGTAGTAGTTCttgtagtagtagtagttttTGGTGTAGTGGTGCTTGTTGTTGGAGTGGAAGAACAAGTTGTTGTAGTTACCGTAGGACTACAGGTTGTTGGCACTTGCGACATTCCTCCAGTAGTATAg